One window from the genome of Salvia miltiorrhiza cultivar Shanhuang (shh) chromosome 7, IMPLAD_Smil_shh, whole genome shotgun sequence encodes:
- the LOC130993272 gene encoding norbelladine synthase-like, which translates to MSGTISDEKTVNVPASEAWKLYGTLQLAKIVEEALPDLISKIDVVQGDGGAGTVIELFFAPGMEGGLKSYKEKFTVVDEEKRVKETEVVEGGYLDMGFRVYRVRLEVREVEGNEKQCITRATIEYELKEEAAANAAALVSIQPLTAIMQISADYLHRTYNNN; encoded by the exons atgtCCGGAACAATCTCCGACGAGAAAACGGTGAACGTACCAGCAAGCGAAGCGTGGAAGCTGTATGGCACTCTCCAGCTTGCGAAAATCGTGGAAGAAGCGCTACCCGACCTCATCAGCAAGATCGACGTCGTCCAAGGCGACGGCGGCGCCGGAACAGTTATCGAGCTGTTTTTCGCTCCAG GGATGGAGGGGGGATTGAAGTCGTACAAGGAGAAATTCACGGTGGTGGATGAGGAGAAACGAGTGAAGGAGACGGAGGTGGTGGAAGGCGGGTATCTGGATATGGGATTCCGGGTGTATCGGGTGAGGTTAGAAGTGAGAGAGGTGGAAGGGAATGAGAAGCAGTGTATAACTCGAGCCACAATAGAATACGAGCTCAAAGAGGAGGCCGCCGCCAATGCTGCCGCCCTCGTTTCCATTCAACCTCTCACCGCTATCATGCAAATCTCTGCTGATTATTTGCACCGAACCTATAACAACAATTAA
- the LOC130993273 gene encoding norbelladine synthase-like — MHGIISDEKAMKVPASEAWKLIGTLQLAKFVEESLPNFCSKIDVLEGDGAVGTILRLSFPPGTGESGLEWLKEKFTVVDNEKLVKVTEVVEGGYLDVGFTLYRFKLEVMEAAEEKEKEKEKHCIVRYTIEYEVKQDAAANASLASIQPLTAIMQLAADYLLRNYNNTN, encoded by the exons atGCACGGAATAATCTCTGATGAGAAAGCGATGAAGGTACCAGCGAGCGAAGCATGGAAGTTGATCGGCACTCTCCAACTCGCCAAATTTGTAGAAGAATCACTACCGAATTTCTGCAGCAAAATCGACGTCCTAGAAGGCGATGGTGCCGTCGGAACCATCCTTCGCCTTTCCTTCCCTCCAGgcac AGGTG AGAGCGGATTGGAGTGGTTGAAGGAGAAATTCACAGTAGTAGATAATGAAAAACTAGTGAAGGTGACGGAGGTGGTGGAAGGCGGGTATTTGGATGTAGGTTTCACGCTCTACCGGTTTAAATTGGAAGTGATGGAAGCCGCggaggagaaagagaaagagaaagagaagcaTTGTATAGTTCGATATACAATAGAATACGAGGTGAAGCAAGACGCCGCCGCCAATGCCTCCCTCGCTTCCATTCAACCCCTCACTGCCATCATGCAGCTTGCCGCTGATTATTTGCTCCGAAACTACAATAATACTAATTAA